CGCATTACGCTGGCCAACGACGATCGCTACCGGCTGTGGACCCCGCTGGAGCAAGTGTCGCCGCTGGCGGTGCGCGGCTTGCTGCTGCACGAAGATCGCTGGTTCTACTATAACCCCGGCTTTAACCCCGTCAGCCTGATGCGCGGTTTCTGGCGCAGCTATGTCGCCGGCGGCAAAATGCAGGGCGGTTCGACCATCAGCATGCAGCTGGCGCGCATGCGCTGGCATCTCAATACCCGTACGCCGGGCGGCAAGCTGCTGCAGGTGCTGCGTGCGGTGCAGCTGGAACTGAGCTACTCCAAGCGCGATATCCTGGAAGCCTATCTGAATTACGCGCCCTACGGCCGCAACATTGAAAGCATCGGCGCCGCCAGCCTGATCTATTTCGCCAAGTCGCCGCGGGAGTTGACTCTGCCGGAGGCGCTGACGCTGGCGGTGTTGCCGCAGTCACCCAGCTACCGTCTGGAGCCGAAAACCGGCGTGCTCGGCGCCGCATTGACGCAGGCGCGCAACCGTCTGTTCCTGCGCTGGCAACAGGTTTACCCTACCGACGCCAGCCAGCAAACGCTGTTCCGCCTGCCGTTGGCGCTGCGGCAGCCTGAACAAGTGCCTTATATCGCACCGCACTTTATCGAACAGCTGCGCCTGCAGACGCAGCAACTGGTACAGCGCGATACCCGCGTCGACACCACGCTGGACGCCGGGCTGCAGCGGCTGGTCGAACGACAGGTCAACGCCTTTATCGCCCGCAACCGCAGCCGCGGCATCCAAAACGCCGCGGTGCTGCTGGTGGACAGCCGCGATATGGGGGTGCGCGCGCTGGTGGGATCGGCGGACTATTACAGCCGTCCGATTCAGGGGCAGGTGAACGGCACCAACGCCAAGCGTTCGCCGGGATCGACGCTGAAGCCGTTCATCTACGCGCTGGGCATGGAGCAGGGCGTGCTGCATCCGATGACCATTCTTAAAGACGTGCCTTCGTCGTTCGGCGCCTATGCGCCGGAAAACTTCGATCGGCGCTTTCTCGGCCCGGTGACCGCCACCGACGCGTTAAATTTCAGCCGCAATATTCCGGCGGTCTATGTCGCTTCACAGCTGCGTCAGCCAACCTTTTATCAGTTCTTGCGCCTGACCGGCGTCGCCAATATGGCCAACGAGAGCCACTACGGACTGTCGCTGGTGTTGGGCGGCGGCGAGGTAACGGCGCAGGAATTGGCGAAGCTGTATGCGCTGCTGGCGAACCGCGGCGAGCTGCGGCCGCTTCGCATGCAGCTGAACCAGGCCGAATCGACGCCGGTACGGCTGCTGAGCGAGGAGGCCAGTTTCATCACGCTGGATATGCTGCGCCAGCACCGGCGGCCGGGCGATACGCTGGCGCAGCGTTCTTCGTCGCTGCCGGTGTACTGGAAGACCGGCACCTCATGGGGCTTTCGCGACGCCTGGAGCGTCGGGATTTTCGGCCCTTATGTGCTGGTGGTGTGGGAAGGCAACTTCGACGGGCGCGGCAACAATGCGTTGGTCGGCGCCGAGGCGGCCGCGCCGCTGTTCTTCAACATCATCGACAGCGTCAACGCCAGTTACCCCGGCCTGCGGGAACCGAAGCATCCGTTCCCCAAACGGCTGCGGCGGGTGGACATTTGTCTCGCCAGCGGCGAT
Above is a window of Serratia nematodiphila DZ0503SBS1 DNA encoding:
- the pbpC gene encoding penicillin-binding protein 1C, producing MKILTGRVLQNGLMAVFLLALLLTAIRLWPHPPLWQGLPQSSVYYDRHGALLRITLANDDRYRLWTPLEQVSPLAVRGLLLHEDRWFYYNPGFNPVSLMRGFWRSYVAGGKMQGGSTISMQLARMRWHLNTRTPGGKLLQVLRAVQLELSYSKRDILEAYLNYAPYGRNIESIGAASLIYFAKSPRELTLPEALTLAVLPQSPSYRLEPKTGVLGAALTQARNRLFLRWQQVYPTDASQQTLFRLPLALRQPEQVPYIAPHFIEQLRLQTQQLVQRDTRVDTTLDAGLQRLVERQVNAFIARNRSRGIQNAAVLLVDSRDMGVRALVGSADYYSRPIQGQVNGTNAKRSPGSTLKPFIYALGMEQGVLHPMTILKDVPSSFGAYAPENFDRRFLGPVTATDALNFSRNIPAVYVASQLRQPTFYQFLRLTGVANMANESHYGLSLVLGGGEVTAQELAKLYALLANRGELRPLRMQLNQAESTPVRLLSEEASFITLDMLRQHRRPGDTLAQRSSSLPVYWKTGTSWGFRDAWSVGIFGPYVLVVWEGNFDGRGNNALVGAEAAAPLFFNIIDSVNASYPGLREPKHPFPKRLRRVDICLASGDLPTPWCQQKGKTWFIPGKSPIKVDSVYRPVVLDIHSGEVVCPPYDAAQTRTEIFEFWPSDLANVFAQAGLPKRAPPINRCKDNGIAVGGSAPRITSPLKNTTYTLRQSQQGRDKIAFNAVTDADSKTVYWFVDDIYLGSSASKKPIDWRPIDNGRYRIRAVDERGRADTRLVTIEWVN